The following coding sequences lie in one Cannabis sativa cultivar Pink pepper isolate KNU-18-1 chromosome 5, ASM2916894v1, whole genome shotgun sequence genomic window:
- the LOC115715575 gene encoding RINT1-like protein MAG2L isoform X3, which translates to MPAVSIMIFRTSVSSLHNVYGIGSKRFHRVLAKELPQLTQKVLRIEAIRSYVETTLKLEALVGDLEDAVLCFMNCQTSIMFSAKLSKSSLSNIFGMQEFGTKHEKLLQAIKAMNDIEDKLVDLVLLQPHWHHLLKSVDARVEKNLTILRPQVSADHRSLLISLGWPPKLSLSKVEGGHISDLPNPLVIMEGEKRKTYSNSFISLCALQHFQIRREKRQSNRLEQEKCNIRLWAIDELVSPIASRMEHHFSKWVDQPEFMFALAYKITIDFIEGIDEVLQPLIDRARLVSCSAKEAWVSAMVQILSRFLETRLFSSLADQYNDKHMKVEVIPSWLHLIDLLLTFNKQIQSLVSLEICHFLTESDRFQGLSRGISLLTMFCDRPEWLKIWAKIEMKNAYKKLKAELQDHKSWNVDSKLQAGFLPDTERGHYILSTREDHKAPFIAESALKIAWEMIDRCQTMPAVLPRIQFIRSTAVRFLWYFLKVLLLRYKGTEIDSENLNDDALGRRCILINAARYIEFRLQQWSDSVDFLEMKVAENDCKNPRNVGNIDHNCFFEEEIKSLCEIETNWLMDIIAVILRQFETLSWDYVKQAKHLQQEVSVASNLAVSVDFVDALDALKSHLHALEMTLNPKDFLDLWRSLAEGLDHFIFFSNIFAEIQFYANRVNQFETDIQALFSVFKSYCVRPEAFFPNIRKGLKLLKVNKERGK; encoded by the exons TT ATGGGATTGGTTCCAAGAGATTTCATAGAGTTTTGGCGAAAGAACTCCCCCAACTCACTCAGAAAGTGCTTCGAATTGAGGCAATCCGCAGTTATGTTG AGACTACTCTAAAGTTAGAAGCTCTGGTTGGAGATCTAGAGGATGCTGTTTTGTGTTTTATGAATTGCCAGACTAGCATTATGTTCTCAGCAAAGCTTTCAAAATCCTCATTGTCTAAT ATATTCGGAATGCAGGAGTTTGGAACAAAGCATGAAAAGTTGCTTCAAGCCATAAAAGCCATGAACGATATTGAAGACAAGCTGGTTGATCTTGTGTTACTTCAACCACACTGGCATCATCTTTTAAAATCTGTTGATGCTAGGGTTGAAAAAAATTTGACTATTCTTCGACCGCAAGTATCAGCAGATCATCGGTCTCTTCTCATTTCTCTTGGATGGCCCCCAAAACTTTCACTATCTAAAGTCGAAGGCGGACACATTTCAGACCTTCCAAACCCATTAGTTATCATGGAAGGTGAAAAAAGAAAGACTTACTCAAATAGCTTCATAAGTCTTTGTGCTTTACAACATTTTCAAATCCGGAGGGAAAAACGGCAGAGTAATCGTTTGGAACAAGAAAAATGTAACATTCGACTTTGGGCCATTGATGAACTGGTATCTCCAATTGCATCACGAATGGAGCACCACTTTTCAAAGTGGGTTGATCAGCCCGAATTTATGTTTGCTCTTGCATACAAAATAACAATAGATTTCATTGAGGGAATAGATGAAGTGTTACAACCTCTGATAGATAGAGCAAGACTAGTAAGCTGTAGTGCTAAAGAAGCTTGGGTTTCTGCAATGGTCCAAATACTTTCTAGGTTTTTGGAAACAAGacttttctcttctcttgctGACCAGTATAATGATAAACATATGAAAGTTGAGGTTATACCGTCATGGCTTCATCTTATAGATCTACTTCTCACCTTCAATAAACAAATACAATCTCTTGTTAGTTTGGAAATCTGTCACTTTTTGACAGAGTCAGATAGATTTCAAGGGCTTTCAAGAGGTATTTCTTTGCTGACAATGTTTTGTGATAGGCCTGAATGGCTGAAGATATGGGCGAAAATTGAAATGAAAAATGCCTACAAGAAACTTAAAGCAGAATTGCAGGATCATAAAAGTTGGAATGTTGATAGCAAACTCCAAGCTGGATTTCTCCCCGATACAGAACGCGGGCATTATATACTCTCCACTAGAGAAGATCACAAAGCTCCATTTATTGCAGAATCTGCCCTAAAGATTGCCTGGGAGATGATTGACCGGTGCCAAACCATGCCGGCTGTTTTACCACGTATACAATTTATTAGGTCAACTGCAGTAAGGTTTCTCTGGTACTTCCTTAAAGTTTTGCTTTTAAGGTACAAAGGAACTGAAATTGATTCTGAAAATCTCAATGATGATGCCTTGGGTAGAAGATGTATATTAATCAATGCTGCTAGATACATTGAGTTTAGACTGCAACAATGGAGTGATTCTGTTGATTTTCTGGAGATGAAAGTTGCTGAAAATGATTGCAAGAATCCGCGAAATGTTGGAAATATTGATCATAATTGCTTTTTTGAGGAAGAAATTAAGAGCTTGTGTGAGATTGAAACAAATTGGTTGATGGACATTATTGCTGTTATTCTTCGTCAATTTGAAACTCTTTCATGGGATTATGTCAAACAAGCCAAACATCTTCAGCAGGAAGTATCAGTTGCCTCAAATTTAGCCGTTTCGGTTGATTTTGTCGATGCATTGGATGCTTTGAAAAGTCATCTCCATGCTTTGGAAATGACTCTTAACCCCAAAGATTTTTTAGATTTGTGGAGAAGTCTTGCTGAGGGGCTGgatcattttatatttttcagtaATATCTTTGCTGAGATTCAGTTCTATGCCAATAGGGTGAACCAGTTTGAGACAGATATTCAGGCtttgttttcagtttttaaatcTTATTGTGTTCGGCCGGAAGCATTTTTTCCCAATATTAGAAAAGGTCTAAAGCTTTTAAAAGTAAACAAGGAAAGAGGTAAATGA